Within the Acidihalobacter prosperus genome, the region GACCGCCGTAACCCAATACGAAGACCAGTTGATCGAAATCCTGGACGTCGAGCGCATCCTGGCCGATGTACAGGGCGTCAACACCGACCTCTCGGATGATATCCGCGAAAAGGAAACGGGCAATGACGACACCGCGCCCTCTGTGCTGGTGGCCGACGATTCGTCGGTCGCCCGGCTTCAGGTACGGAGGACACTCGAGCAGCTCGGCATGCAGGTCACGCTCGCCAACGATGGTCGAGAGGCGCTGGACAAGCTTGAAGCCATCGCAGCGTCCGGCGGCACGGAACGCGGGTTCGACATGATCGTGTCCGATATCGAGATGCCGCGCATGGACGGCTACACCCTGTGCAGCCGCATCCGCGCCGACAAGCGGATGGCGGACATGCCCGTCATCCTGCACACATCCCTGAGCGGATCCTTCAATCAGGCCATGGTGGATCGTGTCGGCGCGACGGCCTTTCTGCCGAAATTCCAGCCCAATGAGTTCGCCGA harbors:
- a CDS encoding chemotaxis protein CheV; the protein is MTDILTAVDKRTRLAGQNRLELLLFRLDRQQIFAINVFKVREIIPLPKLKGVPQAHPYVLGIANIRGRPTSIIEVARPLGRRGVAAGEESFVIVTEFNRSVQGFRVASVERIINISWESVLPPPKGSRSGHYMTAVTQYEDQLIEILDVERILADVQGVNTDLSDDIREKETGNDDTAPSVLVADDSSVARLQVRRTLEQLGMQVTLANDGREALDKLEAIAASGGTERGFDMIVSDIEMPRMDGYTLCSRIRADKRMADMPVILHTSLSGSFNQAMVDRVGATAFLPKFQPNEFAETILKVLHEHTTQGR